A stretch of Mobula birostris isolate sMobBir1 chromosome 2, sMobBir1.hap1, whole genome shotgun sequence DNA encodes these proteins:
- the kcnk5a gene encoding potassium channel subfamily K member 5a, which translates to MVDRGPLLTSAIIFYLSIGAAIFQVLEEPNWTEAVDQYKIKKSQILEEYPCLTKAALEKILATVEEAAGQGVTITGNKTFNNWNWPNAVIFAATVITTIGYGNISPKTSPGRLFCIFYGLFGAPLCLSWISALGRFFGGRAKKLGEALTRKGVSPRKAQITCTAIFIVWGVLIHLMIPPFIFKVTEGWSYIEGLYFSFITISTIGFGDFVTGVNPNADYHVLYRYFVELWIYLGLAWLSLFFNWKVSMFVQAHKAIKKRRKRMRRPLGNVVSSGSLNSKLADSKIADSTEVNIFRFLSKKQESYNDLMKQIGSETLKDNSNKLLSVEVPVKVVTKDKNNVKPSAIEFRKMGLKRFRYEPPNLPAIEDTEITHPLNEEKDFNTQTHHAQQENQLDKTVPEDHSAWDTRNHPPLFFENANIRFIDEQNILSNDEKASLSVDDNLMEEGESDVLMESPDCNHLDFHIYNLGGPLDYEQLMNGYNKVHNIEVVI; encoded by the exons ATGGTAGACAGGGGCCCTTTATTGACCTCCGCTATCATCTTCTATCTGTCAATCGGCGCTGCCATCTTCCAAGTGTTGGAAGAGCCGAACTGGACCGAGGCCGTCGACCAGTACAAGATCAAAAAGTCGCAGATCCTTGAAGAATATCCTTGCCTCACTAAGGCAGCTCTGGAAAAGATCTTAGCG ACTGTTGAAGAAGCTGCTGGGCAAGGGGTCACCATCACTGGGAACAAGACCTTCAACAACTGGAACTGGCCCAACGCAGTTATTTTTGCTGCTACAGTCATTACCACCATTG GGTATGGAAATATTTCACCCAAGACTTCTCCAGGCCGTCTCTTCTGCATCTTCTATGGGCTGTTTGGcgcacccctctgcctctcctgGATTAGTGCCTTAGGCAGGTTCTTTGGAGGAAGGGCCAAGAAGCTAGGAGAGGCCTTAACCAGGAAAGGTGTGAGTCCG CGGAAGGCCCAGATAACCTGCACAGCCATTTTCATTGTGTGGGGTGTTCTGATTCATCTGATGATTCCACCCTTCATCTTCAAGGTGACTGAGGGATGGTCATACATTGAAGGCTTGTACTTTTCCTTTATTACGATCTCCACCATTGGATTTGGAGACTTTGTGACAg GTGTCAACCCAAATGCAGACTATCACGTCCTCTACAGGTACTTTGTGGAGCTGTGGATATACCTGGGCCTGGCGTggctttccctcttcttcaactGGAAAGTGAGCATGTTTGTCCAGGCACACAAAGCCATCAAGAAGAGGCGAAAGCGAATGAGAAGGCCTTTGGGAAACGTGGTGAGCTCTGGATCTCTCAACTCTAAACTTGCGGACTCTAAGATTGCAGACTCGACGGAGGTGAACATATTTCGCTTCCTTTCCAAGAAGCAGGAGAGCTACAATGATCTCATGAAGCAGATCGGCTCAGAGACTTTGAAGGATAACAGCAATAAACTACTGAGTGTTGAGGTTCCAGTGAAAGTGGTAACCAAGGACAAAAATAATGTTAAACCGAGCGCAATTGAGTTCCGAAAAATGGGCCTGAAGAGGTTTCGCTATGAGCCACCCAATCTGCCCGCCATCGAAGACACTGAGATTACACATCCCTTAAATGAAGAGAAAGACTTCAACACTCAGACACATCATGCACAGCAAGAGAATCAACTGGATAAAACTGTTCCGGAAGATCACTCAGCATGGGACACGCGCAACCATCCGCCATTATTCTTTGAGAATGCCAATATCCGATTTATAGATGAACAAAATATTCTCAGCAATGATGAGAAGGCCAGCCTGTCGGTGGATGACAACCTGATGGAGGAGGGAGAGTCAGACGTACTCATGGAATCACCAGATTGTAACCATTTAGACTTCCATATCTACAATCTGGGAGGTCCACTTGACTATGAGCAACTGATGAATGGTTACAACAAGGTACACAATATTGAGGTGGTGATATAG